In Dictyoglomus sp. NZ13-RE01, one DNA window encodes the following:
- a CDS encoding phosphohydrolase: MERLKRLLDLLLGKNLIDSYGLSVKNHKDEILNSFGTESGDKLELNLEKTKITIHLNLKDQILFDVIGLFLREITLLENNVHSLEEKINELKILQEISNKLNSTLQLHQLLSLIMQLSKETLNAEASSLMLLDKDSNSLIFEVALGEKGDIIKQYKIPLGEGIAGWVALTGEPIIVNDVRKDPRFAHRYDSLTSFQTRSILCVPLKTKEEIIGVIEVLNKIGMEGFDEEDLNLLYSIANQAAIAIENAKLYKDLKELFFDVVETLASAIDAKDPYTHGHSRRVSQYSELIAKEMGLNSNLVEKIKLSALLHDIGKIGISENILLKKSELSQSEREEIKKHPSLGKKILEPLSSLEDILPGIEEHHERYDGKGYPKGLKGEEISILGRIIAIADALDAMTSDRPYRKALSMEDAIQEIENQKGKQFDPEIVPYLISLWKKGLLCSGS; this comes from the coding sequence ATGGAAAGATTAAAAAGATTGTTAGATTTACTCTTGGGAAAAAATTTAATAGATTCTTATGGATTATCTGTAAAAAACCATAAAGATGAGATTTTAAACTCATTTGGAACAGAATCGGGTGATAAATTGGAGTTAAATTTAGAAAAAACAAAAATAACTATTCACTTAAATTTAAAGGACCAAATATTATTTGATGTAATTGGTCTTTTCTTAAGAGAAATAACTCTTTTAGAAAATAATGTTCATAGTTTAGAAGAAAAGATAAATGAACTTAAGATTCTTCAGGAAATAAGTAATAAATTAAATTCTACCTTACAACTTCATCAGCTTCTTAGCCTAATTATGCAACTTTCAAAAGAGACTCTTAATGCTGAAGCAAGCTCATTAATGCTTCTCGATAAAGATTCAAATTCTTTAATATTTGAGGTTGCTTTAGGAGAAAAAGGAGATATTATTAAGCAGTATAAAATACCTTTAGGGGAAGGTATTGCAGGCTGGGTAGCATTAACAGGAGAACCAATCATTGTGAATGATGTTAGAAAAGATCCCAGATTTGCCCATAGATATGATTCCTTAACCTCCTTTCAAACAAGATCAATATTGTGCGTTCCATTAAAGACAAAGGAGGAAATAATTGGGGTTATAGAGGTGTTAAATAAAATAGGTATGGAGGGATTTGATGAGGAAGATCTTAATTTACTTTATTCTATAGCCAATCAAGCAGCAATCGCCATTGAAAATGCAAAACTTTATAAAGATTTGAAAGAACTATTTTTTGATGTTGTTGAAACCTTGGCCTCTGCAATAGATGCAAAGGACCCTTACACTCATGGACATTCCAGGAGGGTTTCTCAATATTCAGAGCTAATAGCAAAGGAAATGGGTCTTAATAGTAATTTAGTGGAAAAGATTAAACTTTCTGCATTGTTACATGATATAGGCAAAATTGGTATAAGTGAGAATATACTCTTAAAAAAGTCCGAACTATCTCAATCAGAAAGAGAAGAAATTAAAAAACATCCCAGCTTAGGAAAGAAAATATTAGAACCCTTATCCTCATTAGAGGACATTTTACCGGGGATAGAAGAACACCACGAAAGGTATGATGGAAAGGGATATCCAAAGGGCTTAAAAGGTGAAGAAATTTCAATTTTAGGTCGTATAATAGCGATTGCAGATGCTTTAGATGCCATGACTTCTGACAGACCTTATAGAAAAGCCTTATCTATGGAAGATGCTATTCAAGAAATTGAAAATCAAAAAGGAAAACAATTTGATCCTGAAATAGTTCCTTATCTAATATCCTTATGGAAGAAGGGATTGTTATGTTCTGGTTCCTAA